The Actinomycetota bacterium nucleotide sequence CGAAGAAGACCAGGTCGCCGGGGACCAGGTGGAGGGGGTCGACGGAGCGCATCCCGGCGTAGGCGGCGTACTGGGCCCGGGAGACCCGGGGGATGGTGACGCCGGCGGCGGCGTAGGCGAAGCTGGTGAGGCCTGAGCAGTCGAAGGTGCTGGGGCCCTCGGCGCCCCAGACGTACGGGGAGCCGAGCTGGGCCAGGGCGACCGCGACCGCCTTGCGGGCGGCCGGGGAGGCGCGGCCGTCGCGGATGGGGGCGGTGCCGGCCGTCCGGGCCGCGGACACGTAGTCGGCGAAGGCGGCCCGCTGGCTGGCCTCCTCGGCGCGCCGTTCCTGCTCGATCATGGCGGCCACGCGGCGGTCCATGGTGCGGAGCTCGCGCTCGATATCGGCGGCCAGGCGCTCGGCCTTGGCCCGCTTGGCGTCGAGCTGCTCGGCGCCGCGGGCCTGGGCGACCAGGCGGTCCGAGAGGCGGGCGCGGGTGCTGTCGAGCTTGGCCTTGGCCTGGGTGACCTTGTCGACCAGGGCCAGGTCGGCCTCGAGGACGGCCCGTTGCAGGGGCAGCCTGGCCAGGGCGTCGGCCGGGTCGTCGGCGCCGACCAGGGTGGACATGAACCAGCCGGGGCCGGCGATGTAGCTGCTGCGGGCGCGCTCGTCCAGCTCGGCCTGGACGGTGGTCAGCTCCTTCTCGGCGGCGGCCCGGCGGCGGTCGAGCCGCGAGGCGTCGGCCAGGAGGTCGACCCCGCGGGCGTACGCCTCCTCGAGGTCCTCGGCCATCACCTCCAGCCGGCGGTGCTGGTCGTCGAGCTTGGCCCGGAGCCGGGTCGCCTTGGCCCGCAGCGAGGCCAGGTCGCCGGGCGGGGCGGGCCGCGCTCCCCCGCCGCCCGGGCGGGCGGGACCCGGGTCGGGGGCCCGCAGCGACGGGCCCGGGACGGGGACGGGCGGTCCGGGGTCGGCGGGGCGGGCCAGGGCGGCGGGCGCGGTGAGGGTTGCGGAGGCGAGCATGGCGGCCGACAGCACCGCCGTGGCCAGCGCCCGCGCCGGGCCGCGAACGCGGCGACCCACGGCGGGCCTGGGGCGGGTTGGGGGCATGGGACCTCCGGGTTGCCTGGCTGGTTGCTCGACTCCGGTTCGGTCCTGGGGGCCCGGTGGATGGGACCGTAGAAAAGAACCCGCTCATTTGCCGTAGCGAAACTACGGCATCGCGGGCCGACCGGGTCGGCGGCGCGGCCGAACGTGGGGCGAGAGGGATCGTCACCGACACGCCGGGCAGGCCGCCGCCGGCGGCGGCGCGGGCCGGCTGCACCTGGGAGGAGAGCCTGTGCGACGCCCCTGGATCGCTGTCCTGGCCGCCGCCGCCCTGACCGCCTGCGTCCTCGCCGTGCCGGCCACCGCCATGGCCCAGGCCAAGCCGGGGCAGGCCATGGTCCGGGTGGCGCACTTCTCACCGGACGCGTCGTATGTGGACGTGTACATGGTGAGCCTGAACCGCAAGCAGCTGTTCCCCAACGTCTTCTACAAGTCCGTCTCCGCCTACTGGCCGGTGGCCGCCGGGCCGTTCACCTACGAGGTGCGGGCGGCGGGCGCGGACCCCGAGTCGCAGCCGGTGATCCAGGTCAAGGGCAACCTGGCTTCCGGCAAGGCCTACACGGTGGCGGCGGTGGGCCGCCGGGACCAGCTGCAGGGGCTGCTGCTCCGCGACGACATGGCCCCGTCGGCGCCGGGCAAGGCCAAGGTGCGCTTCCTCGACGCCGCCTTCGACCTGCCGGCGGTCGACATCGCCGTCGCCGGCGGGCCGGTGCTGGAGTCACGGCTGGCGTACCCGGAGCCGACCGGCTACCGGCAGCTCGCCTCAGGGAGCTACCGGGTCGAGGTGCGCCGCACCGGCGCCGACGCCGTCCTGGTCAAGGGCACGGTCGCGGTGAAGCCGGGCACGGTCACCTCGGTGGCGCTGCTCGGAGGGGCCGGCGAGCGGCGCGAGCTGTACGCCTTCAGTGACGCCGCCGGGTCCCGGACGGCGCCGGCCGGCGGCATCCGCACCGGGGCGGGCGGGACCGCTCCCTCCTCCCGCGGCCCGAACGCCCCGGTGCCCCTCCTTCTCCCCGCCGCGGCCCTGGTCGTGCTGGTCGTGACCGGAGCCGCCCGGCGGCGCGTCCAGGGCTAGCGCCGTGCCGCCCCGTTCCCGACCCCGGCGAACGGCCCTCGCCGTCGCCATCGCCGCCGCTGTCGCGGTCGCGCTTGGCGGCTGCGCCGGGGCTGTGGACACCCAGGAGCACCCTAAATCGGCTTCGGCGACGCTCCCCCGCCGGGGGGCCGAGCAACCGGGGGCGGGGTTGCCGCACGCCCGGGAACCGGGGGCCGGGGCGGCGCAGGACCGGGAACCCGGGGCCGGATCCACCCCCGACGCTGCGGCGGGGAGCGTCGCCGCGCCGGGGGCCGCGCCGGCGAACGGACGGTTCGACGTGCCCGGAACACCCCCGCAACCATCCGGGTTCGAGGTGGGCGAACTACCCGAACAACTCACCGCACCTGGGCCGGGATCGGCGCCGGTGCGGCTGGTGATCCCGGCGATCGGGGTGGCGACGCCGCTGGTCCGCCTGGGCCTGGAACCTGAC carries:
- a CDS encoding DUF4397 domain-containing protein, which translates into the protein MRRPWIAVLAAAALTACVLAVPATAMAQAKPGQAMVRVAHFSPDASYVDVYMVSLNRKQLFPNVFYKSVSAYWPVAAGPFTYEVRAAGADPESQPVIQVKGNLASGKAYTVAAVGRRDQLQGLLLRDDMAPSAPGKAKVRFLDAAFDLPAVDIAVAGGPVLESRLAYPEPTGYRQLASGSYRVEVRRTGADAVLVKGTVAVKPGTVTSVALLGGAGERRELYAFSDAAGSRTAPAGGIRTGAGGTAPSSRGPNAPVPLLLPAAALVVLVVTGAARRRVQG
- a CDS encoding NlpC/P60 family protein, yielding MPPTRPRPAVGRRVRGPARALATAVLSAAMLASATLTAPAALARPADPGPPVPVPGPSLRAPDPGPARPGGGGARPAPPGDLASLRAKATRLRAKLDDQHRRLEVMAEDLEEAYARGVDLLADASRLDRRRAAAEKELTTVQAELDERARSSYIAGPGWFMSTLVGADDPADALARLPLQRAVLEADLALVDKVTQAKAKLDSTRARLSDRLVAQARGAEQLDAKRAKAERLAADIERELRTMDRRVAAMIEQERRAEEASQRAAFADYVSAARTAGTAPIRDGRASPAARKAVAVALAQLGSPYVWGAEGPSTFDCSGLTSFAYAAAGVTIPRVSRAQYAAYAGMRSVDPLHLVPGDLVFFADNPGNPGTIHHVGMYIGKGMMVEAPYTGAVVRTSSIWRSSYAGAVRPAP